GCTCGACCTTCTGCGCGCAAGCGGCATCAAGGCGGTGCCGACCGGCCTCGCCCACGGCACGATCACCGCCGTCTTGCCCGAAGGCCCGGTCGAAGTGACGACGCTGCGCCGCGACGTGGCAACCGATGGCCGCCACGCCACCGTCGCCTTCACGCGGGCGTGGGAAGAGGATGCCGCGCGCCGCGACTTCACGATCAACGCGCTCTATGCCGATCCGCGCACCGGCGAGGTGTTCGATTATTTCGGCGGGGTCGACGATCTCGCGGCGCGGCGCGTCCGCTTCATCGGTGATCCGCTCCAGCGCATCGCCGAGGATCATCTGCGCATCCTGCGCTTCTTCCGCTTCCACGCGCGCTTCGGCGAGACGGTCGATGCGGACGGACTGGCGGCGTGCGCGGCGCGTGCCAATGACCTGATGGCGCTGTCGCGCGAGCGGATCGCGGCCGAACTGCTCAAGCTGCTGCTCGCGGACAATGCCGTGTCCACGGTCGCGCTGATGATCGACAAGGGCATCTTCCGCCCCGTTCTGCCCGAGATCGTAGCAGCCGACCGCCTTGCCCGGCTGGCGACGCGCGAGGCGGACAGCGGGACCGCGCCCAACCCGATCCGCCGCCTCGCCGCGCTGTTGCCGGCCGATGCGACGATCGCGGAGGATGTCGGCGCGCGGCTGAAGCTTTCCAACCTCGATCGCCGCCGCCTCGTCAGCGCCACCCAGCCCGCCGGGGACGCACCGGCAAAAGCGATCGCCTACACGCTCGGCCCCGATCTCGCGACCGACCGGCTGCTGCTGTCGGATCGCCCGGCCGCCGATGTCGAATCGATCGCTGGCTGGCAGCCGCCCCGCCTGCCGGTCAGCGGCGGCGCGCTGGTCGAACGCGGCGTCCGCAAGGGTCCGGAGGTCGCCAGACTGCTCCGCACGATCGAGGCGGAATGGGTGCGCGAGGGTTTTCCCGATCAGACCCGGCTCGACGCGATCGTCGATGCGGCACTCGATCAGTGGCGGCGGGTTTCCAGCAACGCATAAGCGTCTTCCGCTTCGAGC
This genomic stretch from Sphingomonas panacis harbors:
- a CDS encoding CCA tRNA nucleotidyltransferase encodes the protein MGGLILPHAAWRSRPGLDRLCEVLGPGASRFVGGAVRDTLLGIDVADIDLATALPPEDVLDLLRASGIKAVPTGLAHGTITAVLPEGPVEVTTLRRDVATDGRHATVAFTRAWEEDAARRDFTINALYADPRTGEVFDYFGGVDDLAARRVRFIGDPLQRIAEDHLRILRFFRFHARFGETVDADGLAACAARANDLMALSRERIAAELLKLLLADNAVSTVALMIDKGIFRPVLPEIVAADRLARLATREADSGTAPNPIRRLAALLPADATIAEDVGARLKLSNLDRRRLVSATQPAGDAPAKAIAYTLGPDLATDRLLLSDRPAADVESIAGWQPPRLPVSGGALVERGVRKGPEVARLLRTIEAEWVREGFPDQTRLDAIVDAALDQWRRVSSNA